In Streptomyces sp. NBC_01381, the sequence GCCGTCCACGTCGATCTTGATGAAGTCGACGTCGTGCAGGCCGAGTCCGTCGAGCGTCAGGCACGGCACGTCGACCGCCTTCGCGTGGATGTCCCTGCGGATGAGCGAGGAGACACCCCGGTCGCCCCGGTCGCCGCGCGGCAGCCAGAGGCGCGCCGTGCCGGGACGGTCGGTGGCCGCGGCCTGGATCACCCGGACGTTGCCGGGAGTGGAGTCCTCCAGGAGGCGGGCCAGATGCGGCACCGGTTCCACGGTCACCACGCGGCGCGCGCGGGACGCCAGGCGCCGCGACCACGGGCCGTACCAGCCGCCGACGTCGACCGCCGTGGAGCAGCCGCGCGGGCAGAGGTCGCCGAGCCGGGCGAGTTCCGGTTCGAAGCGGGGGTAGACGAGCCGGGCCAGGGCGCCGATCAGCCGGGCGGGAAGGTGCGGGGCGAGGCGGGCGGCGACGGTCTTGTGGGGCCCCGCCGGAGTCTTGTCGGGCCCCGTCACGGTGAGATCCGCTTCAGGAGCTGCTCGTGCTCGTCCTCCGGTATCTGCTCGCCGGAGGAGGGGAGGAGCTGCGGTATGCCGTCGATGATCGGGTAACGGCGGCGCAGCCGCGGGTTGTAGAGGACCTCTTCCGGCACGAGGGGTTCCTCGGGCTCAAGGAGGTGCAGCGGGCCCTTGTCGAGCGGGCACGCGAGGATCTTCAGCAGCGGGTCTTCGGGGTTCATCAGCTGGTCAGCTCCTTGGTGGGGGTGGGGGGTTGGGCAGGCGGCTCGGGTCGGGGGTCGTGCTTGGGCATGGCGAGCAGCACGGACACCGCGAGCGCCGTGCCCGCGATGCGCAGGGCGAGCCGCAACGGTTCCTCCGGCAGCGGCTCGCCGAAGGCGAGGGTCCCGAGTACGGCGGTGAACAGCGCGGTGACCGTCGTGCACACGGGGACGATGAGCGAGGCCCGGCAGCGCTGCAGCGCCGCCTGCGACATGATCAGGCCGAACACGCCGGTGAAGAGCAGGAGATACGGATACGGGGAGCTCAGCAGATCGAGCAGCGCCGAGCCGAGTCCCTCCGTCGTCAGATAGCTGGAGACGCCCTTGATGGCGAGCGAGCTCACGCCGTAGAGCAGGCCGACGGCCACCCCGTACTCGACGCCGGTCGTCGGAAGCCGGTGCCGGTGCCTGGCCCGGCGCTCGGCCGATCCGTACAGCAGGACCCCCGCCGCGAGCGAGGGCAGACAGACGGCGAGGACCAGCGGCACGGGCGCGCTGCGGCTCACCGTGTCCGAGCCCTCCCGCAGCGAAAGCACGACCATGAGCAGCGCGGCCAGGATGGCCCCGACGGCGTACCGCTCGCGCCCGGAGGTCTGCTCGCCGAGCAGCTTGGAGGAGAGCAGCAGCAGAAGGACGAGTCCGGATACGAAGATGCCCTGCGCGGCGGCGATCGGCAGTGTCCGGTAGACGGCGAGCTGCGCGCCGAACCCGGCGGCGAGCGCCAGCGATCCGCCGATCCAGAGCGGGCTGCTGATCACCTGCTTCAGGAGCCGCGCCGGGCTTCGCACGCTGACGGACGGCATCGCGGTCAGGGCCCGCTTCTCCAGGACGAACCCGGTGCTGTAGAGCACGTTCGCCAGCAGAGCGGCGGCCACACCCCACCACATGGCTCTAAGTCCTTCGGGCGTGCAGCAGCAGGATCGACGAGGCGCTCGGCACCGCGCAGGCGAGCCGGTCCAGGGCGCGCAGTGGTCGTGGTACGCCGTGGAAGGGTGCGCCCGCGACGCGGACGACGTCGAAGCCGGACGCGGCGACGAACTCCCGCAGGGCGCGCGCGGTGTAGAGCCGCAGATGCCCGACGACCTCGGTGCCGGGGCGGCCGTGGATCCCGCGCAGGCTCACCTCGGAGAAGACGGGCTGCACCCCGGCGAGCAGCAGCCCGCGGTTGTACCAGGCGGCGAGGTTCGGCGTGGACAGCATCAGATGGCCGCCAGGCCTGAGGACTCTGCGCAACTCGTCGAGCGCGCTGTCGGGGTCCACGAGATGCTCGATGACCTCGCTGAACAGCACGGCGTCGGCCGAGCCGTCCGCGAACGGAAGCCCGCCGTCGGTGAGTTCACCGCGTACGACGTACGAGAGATGGGAGTGGGCGCGCTTGAGGGCGTCCTGCGACCAGTCGACGCCGATGACGCGGTGCCCCGCGAGGAACGGTGCCGCGGCCGCCGCCGCGGTGCCGTCGCCGCAGCCGATGTCGAGGACGACGGCGGTGCGCGATGTGGCGGGGCCCAGGGCGTCGGCGAGCATCCGGGCCTGGCGCAGGCTGCGGGCGTCGCCGGACGCGACGGGGACGGACGGGTCCTCGTAGAAGTCCCGCAGGTCGCGGGGGGCGCTGCTGGTGGAACTGGTGGACCTGGTGGGCGCTGTCATGACGAGGTGCCCTCCTCCGTGGCGTGCAGATAGTGCTCGAAGAGGTCCCGCAGATGGGCCCCGTCCCCATGGCTGAGCAGCGTCTTCGACCAGCGCAGGGCGAGATGGAGGCGGCCCGCGGTGGACGCGGTGGTCACGGTCAGGCCGCGCGGAAGGCGGGCGGGCGCGGAGAACCAGACGGCGTACGCGCGTCCCGCGTCACCGAAGTCGAGCGGGTACGGCACGCGGCCGATGTTGCTGAGCAGCGTGGTGGAGGTCCAGGGCCCGGCGGCTCTGCGCAGGCCGCGGGTGAGGGCGGCCCTGACGGTGACGGGAAGCACGGGGGAGGTCAACAGGGCGGCTCCGTGGCCGAGTTGGGGCCGGTCGAGGGCCTTGAGGGCGCGGGTGCGCTCGGCGGTGCGCCGCAGCAGTGCGCCGATTTCCTCGGGTCCCCATTCCTTCCCGGTCAACTCGCCCGCGCTGAAGGGGACTTCGACGAGCCGGGTGCCGTTGCCGATCGGCATCTCCATGTCGCGCGGCCGGTCGTCGACGGGCATGGTGATCCGGAACGGCCGGGGGCGCGATCCGTGCTCCCGGTTCCAGTGCGCGATCATCAGCGCGGTCGCCACCATGAGCTGGTCGTTCACGGTGAAGGGCGCGCCCTTGGGCCGGCGCGGCACGGCAAGCTCCGCGACGAGCATGCCGTTGCCGGGGGACGGCTCGGGCGTCCCCTTGGACACCCGGGCAGGGGGCGCCCACCCGGAAGGCGCGTCGACCGGGGCCCGTTCCGCCTCGGGGGCGGGCGACGGGGCCGTACGCAACGGGGGAGGAGCGGCGGGGGAGTTGTCCTGGCCGTCGTACAGCTCGGCGGCGGTCGCGAGCACGCGGAGGCAGGCGGGGCCGTCGAGGGCGGTGTGGTTGATGGTGAGGAAAAGAACGCTAGGGGTGCCGTCCTCGGGGCGGCCGTCTGCCACCTCGGAAGCGATCACCTCCATGCGGATCGGAGGTGAGGCCGACAGCGGCGGCGAGTCGGAGAGGGAGCGTATGCGGGCCTTCTTGAGGGCGTCCCGCTCCGGCGGCGGGAACGACACCACCTCGACGTCCGGCTCCGCCGTCAGTTCCCACTCGTAGCGGCGGCGGTACCAAGGCCCCCGCGCCTCCCGCATCAGGATGCGCGGGTGACGGCGCAGGGCCTCGGTGAACGCGGCCTTCAGCCGGGCCGGGTCCGGGGTGCCCGGCAGGTGCACCTCGATGTGCACCGTCTCCGGCTCCTCCTCCTGGAGGCAGTGCCTTGCGACCTCGTCGACGACGGGGAACGGCACGCGTTTCGGCCGCCGTTCGGGTCCGTCCGCGTGACGTGCCGGCTGGTCGAGTGCGGTCATCGCTCTGTGTCCTCCCCCGGGCCTGTCGGGGCCGCGGTCCCCGCGAACCCGCCCGAAGCCTTCGGCCTGCGCCGCCTGAACCGTGTGGTCCGCTCGCCCGGCGGGGCGGGCTCCGGCTGTGCGGACGCGGGCCCTCGGGCGGAGATGGTCGAACTGGCGGCTTGCGGCTCGCCCTCCGACGACTCGCCTTCCGTTTCCGTACCGGCCCCCGGCCCGCTCTCCCCGCGCTTGCGGCGGGGCAGCGGCTGGGTGCCCAAGTCCCGGTCGGGGCCCAGCGGGAGGGGTCCCGTCGAGGGATCAGGAGCCGGCGGGGACGGCGCGGGAGCCGCGGGCGGGGCGGCCTGGGGCGGCGGGCCCCATGGCGTCGCGCCGCCGCTGCCGGGGCCGCCACTGTCAGGACCGGAAGGATCACCCGAACCCCCAGGCCCGGCAGCCGCAGCCGCAGGCACAGCAGTCCCCGAAGCCGAGGACCCCACGCTCACCAGCGCCGCGAACAGCGCGATGATCGCCAGGAGTTGGGCCGCGGGACCGAACGCCCCCTCGTCCGAAGCGATCGGCTCGCCCGCGCCGATGGCCGCCGCGATGCCCGCCCCGGCCATCGCCACGAAGGCGACCGGCACGAGCAGCGCGTGGCGGCGCCAGGCGAGGAGGGCGAGCGCGGGCACGATCAGCGCGAACCAGCCCGCGATCACCGCGGCGACCAGCGTCAGCGCGACCGCGCCGAGGACGAGGCCGGGCGCGGGCGGTGCCGTGTCCGGGCCTTCCGGGTTCGGCTCGCGGCGCCGGATCAGGACCAGGGCGACCAGGGCGAGCACCCCGACGCCACCGCCGATCAGGCCGATCTCGTAGACACGCGAGGGCTCGTAGGTCAGCTTGACGGTGCCGCCCTCGCCCTTGGGGATCAGCCAGCCCTGCTGCCAGCCGTCGAGGCGTACCGACGAGAGCTCCTCGCCGTTCAGCGTCGCCTTCCAGCCGTCGTTGATGTTCTCGTACGTCGAGAGATACGAGGCCGCGCCCGAGCCGACCGACAGCTCGCGCCGGTCGCCGAGCCAGTCCTTGATGTCCAGGGCACGGGACTTCCGGTCGATCGCGCCCGGCGTGCCCTGCGTCATCGAGACGTCCATCAGGGTCAGCGGACCCGCGTCACCGGCCTCGACGGTGTGCTCGCCGGAGCCGAGCGACACATTGGTGTTCTTCTCGCCCCGGCTGCAGAGCGTCACCTCGATGGGACGCCGCTCCACCAGATCCCGCACCGAGCCCTTGGCGCTCGTCGCGTACAGCTTGCCGTCGACGGCGAGCTCCGGGCCCTTGCCGCAGGCGAGTTCGAAGGTCGCGGACGCCTCCGGCTGCGGTGTGCGGTACTTGTCCAGGGCCGGGACGTACACCTCGGTCAGACCCACCGGAAGCTGCAACTCGGCGTCCGCCACCGGGTTGTGCACCGTCAACGGCGCGGTCTCGGTGATCGTGATGGTCATCTCGTCCGTGGTGATCGGCGCGAAGCGCGCCACGCCGTTCTCGTCGACGCCCACGATCGCGGCGCCGTCCGGCGAGCTGATCTCGATCTTCTCGGGACGCGTCGACAGACCACCGGCCGCCGGAAGCACGATCTCGCCGACCGCCTGCTTGTCCGGCCACTTCAGATGGACGACCGGAGTGTCGCCGGCGATCCAGGCCGTCGTCAGGTCGCCGTCCGTCAGATTGCGCGGCGACAGACTCCTGCCGAGCCCCGACGTGGAGTCGGCGGTGGCGATGATCTGGTCCTTCTGCTCGGGCGCCACCTGGTAGAGCAGCTTGTCGAGCTCCTTGCCCGGTACGGCGACCGCGCTCGCGGACACCTCGTAGTCGCCTTCTGCGGGTGTCGTGAAGCGGCGGTGCAGGCCCGACTCGGTGTTCACCGGCGACAGCGCGCTCGGGTCCGACGAGCGGTGCATCGAGTACGTCGTCGCGTCGGCGCCGACAGCGGTGTCCCTGGAGGAGCCCCCGGTGTCCGACGGCATCTTCAGGAGCTTCGTCACCTTCACACCGGGCACGGTGATCTCGGAGAACCCGGCACCGGTGAGACCCTCGTGCCCGATCTGCGCGTCCAGGATCGTGATCTTCAGCCAACTCGACGCACCGGCGGGCGACTTGATCCGCTGCCGCATGCCGTCGGGCTGCAGGGTGCTGGTGGCGCTGCCCTGCTCGGTCTCCACCCGCACCTTGGTGGGCGCGGCCCGCACACCCTCCTGCGGCAGCGGGATGACCTTGATCGAGGAGGGGATCGACTCCTTGGACCGGAACTCGGCCTTGATCCACGAGCCCTTCGGCTTTCCGGGACTGCCCTCGGCCCAGGCCGTCTCGGGGTTCCCGTCGAAGGCGTTCACGGGGTCGTACTGCGGCAGATGGAACAGCCAGTTGCCGTAGCTCGACGCGGTGACGGACTTCGCGCCGCGCAGCTGCGCCGTCGTCTGGTGCTCGATCCCGTCGGTGGGCAGGATCTGATGCGGCTTCTTGCCCGGCTCCTGGAGGGCGTCGCTCGCGTTGCGTTCGCCCGGTCCGTACGTATAAGAGGTGTTGTTGTTGACCAGGCCGAAGCGGGTGTCCGCGCGGCGCAGTCCGTCACCGACCGCCTGGAGTCCGGGCGCCCCGATCCCCGGGTGGTTGTCGCCCGTCAGGACGGAGGGACGGTCCCGCATCGAGGGGTCGGCGGAGAGCGGGAGCAGCGACTCGGGTCCGCCGCTCACCACGGCCGTGTTGGAGACCGCCTTGATCCCGGCCTGGCCGGGGCGTTCCGCACCCGAGCCGGGGGCGTAGATCTCCACCGGGCGCTCGCGCGGATACAGGCCCTCGATCTGGAGCGGAGTGTCGTTGGGGATCTTCCCGCCGGTCTCGGTGGGGCCGAAGCCGGTGACCCGCTCGAATCCCGACTCCTCCAGGGTCCGCTTCACCGTCGCGGTCGGCACGTTGCCGACCTGGTCGGGGTCGAGGTCATTGCGTACGACGACGTAGTACATCCCGGCGCGGGTCAAGTAGTCGCGCAGACCGGGTACTTCACTGCCCGTGGCGAGTGCCTGCTCCACCGCGTCCATCGCGCGCCGGTTGCCGGGCGTGCCGAACGGGACGTAGTCGCGCTGGGCCCAGCGGGACTCGGCGAGCACGTCGAGGGGCTGGTCGATGGGCGAGCCCCAGGTGTAGATGCCGTGCGCGGTCGCGGGCACGACGAGCGCGCGGGAGTCGGGGGAGTACTTCTCCAGCCAGTCGGCCGTCGCCTGCCAGTAGTTGGGCAGCTTCTGGAACGAACCGGGCTGCAGGATCGACCCGTTGAGGTAGGGGAACGCGAGCCCGGGAAGCACCAGTACGGCGGCGATGAGGGGAGCGTACTTGCGGCCCTTCACCGGCCGCGCCCCGCGCGCCTGCGCGGCCACGCCCACCAGGTGCATCAGGCCGAAGACCAGCGCGAGCGCGAGGCCCGTCTGGAACTTGTAGATGTTGCGGAAGGGGACGAGCCCGCCGTTCAGCCAGCTCTGCACGGTCTCGTGGAAGGGCGCGCCGAACGCGCCGCCGTACCCGGCAAGCGTGACCAGGACGACCGAGAGCACGGTCAGGACGAGCCAGCGCCGCTCGGGCAGATCACGCCGGGCGAGGCCCGCGAGGCCGAGCGCAGCCGCGAGCGCCGAGCAGACCACCACGACGACGGAGGTGGCGACCGTCCATCCGGCGGGCAGCCAGGCCTCGCCGAAGTGCAGATACGCGACCCAGTTGCCGGCGCCGCGCAGCGTCTCCGTGGCCGACATCGTGCCGGTCGTGGTGGCCGAATTCTCCACGTACGGAAGGAAGTTCTCGCCGTAGATGCCGAGCATCAACAGCGGCACCACCCACCAGGCGGTCGCCAGGATCACTCCCGGAACCCACCAGGTGATCAGCTTCCGCTTGCGCGGTCCGTTCGGCCGGGAGAGGAGATAGAGGCCCACCGGGAGCAGGGACGCGAGCGTCGCCGCCGCGTTCACGCCGCCCATGAAGGGGATGAAGAGCGCGGAGCGGCACGCCGCGAGACGGGCGCTGATGCGGTCGTTCGTCAGCGGAAGCAGCACCCACGGCAGGAGCGCGCCGGGCAGCGCGGCCGCCGACGTCGACCCGACGACCACGGTGAACGTCGGCCACAGCGCGTACGCCACCGCGCCGAGCAGCCTGCTCGCACTGTTGCCGATCTTCAGCCGCTCGGCGAGCCGCAGCGCACCCCAGAACGCGACCGACACGATCAGCGAGAGCCAGAGCCGCTCCGCGAGCCACACCGGCAGCTGGACGAGCTTGGCCAGGCCGTAGAACGGCAGCATCGGCCAGGCGTAGCCGACGTACTGGTCCTGGATCCCGCCGAAGCCGCCCCGGTCGTGCCAGAGCTGGCCCAGATCGGAGAGGAACTGCCAGGGATCGACGGCGACGCCGAGCTTGGTGTCGAACGTCATCCGCCCCGGTTTGACGGCGAGGAAGAGCACGAGCACAACGGCCCAGAACCCCAGCAGCCAGCGCTTGGAGCGTGGCCCCCGTTCGGGTTCCGGGGCGGCAGTCGTGGGGCGGACCGCCGCCGGGGGTGGGGCCTGGACCGTGGTCATGGACACCGCCTGAGGATGAGGAGGAGATTCCAGGTGGCGAACTCGCGCACGCCGGGCACCTTCGTGATGCCGCCGGCCAGGAACGGCCAGTAGCGGGACCGTGCGGACACGACGGAGACGTCGTCCCTGGCCCGCACCTGGCGCAGCGTGGGGCCGATGTGGTGGGCGAAGAGGTTCTCGCCCAGGGTGTGCTTGGCCTTCTTGCCGGTACGCCGCTCATAGCGGGCCCGGGCCCGGTCGGCGCCCAGGAAGTGCCAGGGCGCCCACTCGTGCCCGCCCCACGGCGAGTACCAGTTGGTGAACGAGACATAGATCAGACCGCCGGGCCTGGTCACCCGCACCATCTCGCTGAGGAACGTCTGCGGGTCGTCCACGTGCTCCAGAACATTGGAGGAGAACGTGACGTCCGCGACGCCGTCCGCGAGCGGCAGCAGATAGCCGTCAGCGACGACCGAGCCCTCGGGGGGCTTGGCGCCCAGCTCCGCCGGGTCCGGTTCGAAGAGGAAACTCTGCGCACCGCGCCGCCGGAACTCCTCGGTGAAGTAGCCACCGCCGCCGCCGACATCGACGACGATCCGGTCCCTGACCGTGCCGTACGCCTCGACCTGGTCGGCGGCGTCACGGGCGAGCAGCGTGTAGCACCGCTCGGGCTCCTGCTGCTCACGCAGGAAGGCCCGGAAGAGGGTCAGGGAACGGCGCAGCGAAGGGTCCTTCACGCGGACCCCTGGGAGGCGTGATATGCGACCGCCTCTGCGGCGACCGTCTGGAACTCGCGTACGGAGTTGGCCCAGCGGAAGCTGGCGGCCCGCTCGCCGGCGGCCTTGCCGAAGGCCGTTCGCCGCTCGGCGCTCAGGGCGAGGGCGCACCAGGCGGCGGCGAAGGAACTCTCGCCGCGGGCGAGGAGCCCGGTGACGCCGTCCTCGATGGAGTCGCGGATGCCGGGTACGTCGAAGCCGACCGCGGGGGTGAACCGAGTGGCGGCCTCGGTGACGACCAGGCCCCAGCCCTCCACCGCCGACGGGTGCAGGAGCAGCCAGGCCTCGCAGAGCAGCCGGTGCTTCTCCGCCTCGGAGACATGGCCCTTGAACTCCACGCCGGGACCGGCGAGTTGCTCGAGCCGCTCCCGCTCGGGCCCGTCGCCGACGATCACCAGACGGCCGCCGGTGACGGGTCTGACGCGCTCCCAGAGCCGCAGGAGCAGATCGATGCGCTTGTACTCGACGAGCCGTCCCATCGCGAGGAACAGCGGCTCGTCGGAGCGGGGATGGAGGGGGCCCGGTTCTTCGACCCCGTTGTGGACTATCCGTATTCGCTCCCGCTCCACGCCTATCGCGCGCAGGGCGGTGGCCGTCGACGGCGAGACGGCCACGAGCAGGTTGCCGCGCTGGGCTCCCGAGAGCGACCAGTGCTCGAGTCTTCGGCCGAGCCGGGCCGCGGGGGCGAGCGCGCCCTGAAAGCGCATCCCCCACAGGTCGGTGTGGACGTGGTTGACCAGGCACAGCGTGGGACCGCGGTGCCACAGCGGCGCCAGGTACGGCATGCCGTTGCAGACCTCGACCAGCAGGTCGCAGTCGCCGACCTGCCGGGCGAAGGCGGAGCGCGAGCGCAGATAGTGACCGAGGTCGCCGCCCGCCGACACCACGCGGTAGTCGCGGAAGGCGGCAGGACCCCCGCACAGCAGGGTGACCTGGTGGCCCAGCTTGCTCAGGCCGTCGGCCAGCCGGTCGACGAGCAGTTCGGACCCGCCCGCGGCCGGATTGCCGAGGTCGCGGCGGGCGAGGAAGACGATCCGGCGCGGCTGTGGGGGAGGCGCCGGAAGGCGCTGCGCGACCCGAGGGGTGGCGGCGCGCAGCGGGGATGGCACGTGCTGGGGCATGCGTGCTCCAACTCGTCAGGGTGCGGATCCGTGGGGGGTGGAACCGTTCGGGTCACTTACGGGGGTCTTGCGGGTGCGGGGTCTTGCGGAGGTGCTGTGCTCGGTCTGTGCGGGGGCGGTGCGGGGACTGTGTTCGGGTGGGGTGGATAGTTTTCGCCGCCCTGTTCGACGCGGCTACTCACCGAAGTGATAATTTCGGGGGTTTCATTAGCTGACGTCTCATCACATCGTGGTGGGTTGCAGGGCGCTTGGTGACGTATCGCCATTCGGACGGTCCGGCTCCGCTGCTGAATCCAGTCCTCCGGACCCATTTGCCCCACTATTGGACCGCCGTCCCCTGACGACGAGCACGACTCCCGCGGCGGTGAGCAGCGCACCCAGCGCACCCGCACCCACGGGCAGCGTCGTGCCCACCAGCTTCAGCCGGCTGCTGTCGTCGTCGGCGAGACCGACCTGCGTCTTCTGCGTCTTGGCCGTGAACGCGATGCGCTTGCTGTCGAGCAGCACCGTCGCGTCCTTCTCGGAGCCCGGCGCGCGCAGTGTCTTGCGGGGCCCGACCGCCGCGTAGATGATCCGGCCCGTGGTCTTGTCGGCCACCAGCTCCACGCCGTGGTTGGCGTACCACTCCTCGGCCAGCACATTGCTGCGCTTGGGCTGTCCGACCAGGCGCCCCGGCACGAGCCGGGTCCCGGTCTTGGTGGGCTTCACCTTGGCGGTGAAGCGGTAGCCCTCGTACCCCTGGATCTTCTTCGTGCCGCGGAAGGTCAGCGGGACGGTCGCACCCAGGGTGTTGTCCCACCAGACGTACGAGCGTTTCTCCACGTCGAAGGGGAACTTGAGGTAGGCCTCGCCCTCGAAGTACGGCTTCTCGCCGCAGCAGTGCACCGGCCTGTTGGTCTCCCGGTCGGTGACCCAGCGCTCCTGGGTGAACAGGAGCGAGTCGTGCGGGTCCGCGGCCGGCAGGGACTTGTCGGGATCGACCGACGTGACCACGTCCCAGACTGCGTGTTCTTTGGTGCTGTCCTCCACGTCGCCGCGTACCTGACGCGTGATCGTGAGGTTCTTGTTATGCACCGTCTTGATCTTCTTGGTGTCGAAATAACTGCCTTTGCCCTTGAAGACCGTAATGGTGTCGATGTCGACCGGCGTGCGTTTTGCCCGTGGCTCGACGTACCACGCGAGCAGCGGTGCCAGGACGAGCAGGAAGACGCCGAGTCCCAGGAGGACCAGCGAGAGGGGCGAGGCTGTGCGGCGCATCCGGCACTCCTGATGGCGGGGGCGAAGGTTACCGAGCCGTATGGGGCCGGAACGCTAGGCGGACCCTTGACTTTGTGTCAATGCATTGATGAAACTGTGCTCTCGCCGGGCGGGGCCGGTAAAGGACTGTGCGAACACCAGCTGTGCGACCAGGGTGGGGACGACCTCCAGCAGAGAGGCTGACCCTGACATGCACCGATTGCTCGCCGCAGGACTGACCGCGGTGGCCGCCGCCGCCCTCGCCGTGGCTGCCGCCTTCGGCCTCGTCGCTGCCCTGAACGCGACCCCGGACCAGCCCAATACGCCCCTCGTGCACTACGAGCCGCCGCGCGGGGGCAGTGAGTGACCGTGCCCGTGAGCGAGAGCCAGGGTTCGCTGTCCGTCCGTTCCGCCTGGCGGGATGTCCCGCCGATGCTGGTACGGCAGTTCGCCGCGCTCGCCCTGGACGAGGTGCCCGCGCTGGCCCAGGACATCCTGCGGGAGATCCGCGCCGAGTACCCGGGGCTTCCCGTGGTCCTCGACGACTCGGGCGAGCCGATGGCGCTCATCGGCATCCGGCGCGCCCTCGAAGGCTTCGTCCAGCAGATCGCGGCCGGCGAGGGCCGGCCGTGCTATCCGCTGGAGGTCTTCCAGGAATTCGGCCGCGGGGAGGGCCTGCACGGCCGCAGCCTCGACTCGCTGCAGGCCATCTACCGGCTCGGCGTGCGCCTCGCCTGGCGCCGCCTCGCCGAGATCGGCCAGCAGATCGAGATCCCGCCGCCCGCCATGTACGAACTCGCCGAGTCGGGCTTCGAGTATCTCGACGGCCTGGTCGACCAGTCGGTACGCGGCTACGCCGAGGCCGCGGCCCGGCAGGCGGGCGAACGGCTGCGCCTGCAAAGGAAGTTGATGGAGCTGCTGCTCTCCGAGCGGCGCGGCGATGCCTGGACCGGGGTGCAGGGCGATTCCGCTTCCGCCGGTGGCCCGTATTCCGGTTCGGCGCAGCCGGGCGGCGCCCTCGATGAACGGGCCGCCCGCGTCGGCTGGCAGCTGCCCGAACGCGTCGCCGTCGGCGTACTGCTCAGGCCCGCGCGGGAGGCCGTGGCGCCCGCCGTCGGGCAGGGCGTGCTGCTCGACATGGAGACCGAGCAGCCCCGCATGGTCATCCCCGACCCGGACGCGGCCGGGCGCCCCGAACTGCTGCGGCGCGCCATGACGGGCTGGTCCGGCGCGATCGGCCCGCCGGTGGCGCTGGCCGACGCCGCCAAGTCGCTGCGCTGGGCGCAGGCCGCGGTCCGCCTGATGGAGCGCGGCCTGCTGCCATCCGGCGAGGTCCTGCACTGCACCGAGCACACCGAGGCCCTGGTCCTGCTGCAGCCCGAGGAGCTCATCGATGACCTGGCCCGGCGCTGCCTCGCACCCCTGGCCCACTGCGGTCCCGCACACGGCCGCCGCCTGGCCGAGACCCTCCTCGCCTGGCTGGAGACGCGGGGCGGTGCGCCCGAAGTGGCGGCCCGGCTCGGCGTCCACCCGCAGACGGTGCGCTACCGCCTGCGGCAGATCAGGGAACTGTGGGGCGACGAGGTGGACGACCCGGACCGCCGCTTCGAGCTCGAACTGGTCCTGAGAGCAAGGAGGTTGCGGGGCGAGCTGGGACCGGTGGGCCGATCGGCGGCGCGCGGGTAGCCTGCCGGGATGGACATAGCGGTACGCGCGCAGGCAGCACTCGGCGAGGGCCCCACGTGGGACGCCGCCGCCCGGCGGCTCATCTGGGTCGACATCCTGAGCTCACGCGTCCACACCTACGACCCGTCGACCGGGCACCGCTCGGTCATGGCCACCGAACAGCACGTCGGCGCCGCCAAGCCCCGCGCGGGCGGCGGCCTGGTGGTCAACCTCCGGGACGGAGTGGGACTTTACGACGCCGCAGCCGACGGTTCCGCTTTCCGGTGGCTGCACCGCGATGTCGTACCGGGCCGCCGGGGCAACGACGCGGCGGTCGCACCGGACGGTGCCCTCTGGGCGGGCACCATGCGCTACGACGAGACACCGGGCGCCGCCAACTTCATCCGCCTCACCGGCGACGGCACCGCCACCGAGGTGTTCGGCGACGTATCCGTGAGCAACGGCATCGGCTGGAGCCCCGACGGCCGCCTCATGTACTACATCGACACCCCGACCCGGCGCATCGACGTACTGGACCTCGGCGACGACCGACTCCCGCGCTCCCGGCGCCCCTTGGCGGTCGTCGAGGACAGCGCCGGCTACCCCGACGGGCTCACCGTCGACGCCGACGGCTGCGTCTGGGTCGCCCTGTGGGACGGCGCCGCCGTCCGCCGCTACACCCCGTCCGGCGCCCTGGATCGGGTGATCGAACTCCCCGTGGCGCGCCCCACCGCGTGCGCGTTCGGCGGCA encodes:
- a CDS encoding class I SAM-dependent methyltransferase, translating into MKDPSLRRSLTLFRAFLREQQEPERCYTLLARDAADQVEAYGTVRDRIVVDVGGGGGYFTEEFRRRGAQSFLFEPDPAELGAKPPEGSVVADGYLLPLADGVADVTFSSNVLEHVDDPQTFLSEMVRVTRPGGLIYVSFTNWYSPWGGHEWAPWHFLGADRARARYERRTGKKAKHTLGENLFAHHIGPTLRQVRARDDVSVVSARSRYWPFLAGGITKVPGVREFATWNLLLILRRCP
- a CDS encoding DUF3367 domain-containing protein gives rise to the protein MTTVQAPPPAAVRPTTAAPEPERGPRSKRWLLGFWAVVLVLFLAVKPGRMTFDTKLGVAVDPWQFLSDLGQLWHDRGGFGGIQDQYVGYAWPMLPFYGLAKLVQLPVWLAERLWLSLIVSVAFWGALRLAERLKIGNSASRLLGAVAYALWPTFTVVVGSTSAAALPGALLPWVLLPLTNDRISARLAACRSALFIPFMGGVNAAATLASLLPVGLYLLSRPNGPRKRKLITWWVPGVILATAWWVVPLLMLGIYGENFLPYVENSATTTGTMSATETLRGAGNWVAYLHFGEAWLPAGWTVATSVVVVVCSALAAALGLAGLARRDLPERRWLVLTVLSVVLVTLAGYGGAFGAPFHETVQSWLNGGLVPFRNIYKFQTGLALALVFGLMHLVGVAAQARGARPVKGRKYAPLIAAVLVLPGLAFPYLNGSILQPGSFQKLPNYWQATADWLEKYSPDSRALVVPATAHGIYTWGSPIDQPLDVLAESRWAQRDYVPFGTPGNRRAMDAVEQALATGSEVPGLRDYLTRAGMYYVVVRNDLDPDQVGNVPTATVKRTLEESGFERVTGFGPTETGGKIPNDTPLQIEGLYPRERPVEIYAPGSGAERPGQAGIKAVSNTAVVSGGPESLLPLSADPSMRDRPSVLTGDNHPGIGAPGLQAVGDGLRRADTRFGLVNNNTSYTYGPGERNASDALQEPGKKPHQILPTDGIEHQTTAQLRGAKSVTASSYGNWLFHLPQYDPVNAFDGNPETAWAEGSPGKPKGSWIKAEFRSKESIPSSIKVIPLPQEGVRAAPTKVRVETEQGSATSTLQPDGMRQRIKSPAGASSWLKITILDAQIGHEGLTGAGFSEITVPGVKVTKLLKMPSDTGGSSRDTAVGADATTYSMHRSSDPSALSPVNTESGLHRRFTTPAEGDYEVSASAVAVPGKELDKLLYQVAPEQKDQIIATADSTSGLGRSLSPRNLTDGDLTTAWIAGDTPVVHLKWPDKQAVGEIVLPAAGGLSTRPEKIEISSPDGAAIVGVDENGVARFAPITTDEMTITITETAPLTVHNPVADAELQLPVGLTEVYVPALDKYRTPQPEASATFELACGKGPELAVDGKLYATSAKGSVRDLVERRPIEVTLCSRGEKNTNVSLGSGEHTVEAGDAGPLTLMDVSMTQGTPGAIDRKSRALDIKDWLGDRRELSVGSGAASYLSTYENINDGWKATLNGEELSSVRLDGWQQGWLIPKGEGGTVKLTYEPSRVYEIGLIGGGVGVLALVALVLIRRREPNPEGPDTAPPAPGLVLGAVALTLVAAVIAGWFALIVPALALLAWRRHALLVPVAFVAMAGAGIAAAIGAGEPIASDEGAFGPAAQLLAIIALFAALVSVGSSASGTAVPAAAAAGPGGSGDPSGPDSGGPGSGGATPWGPPPQAAPPAAPAPSPPAPDPSTGPLPLGPDRDLGTQPLPRRKRGESGPGAGTETEGESSEGEPQAASSTISARGPASAQPEPAPPGERTTRFRRRRPKASGGFAGTAAPTGPGEDTER
- a CDS encoding glycosyltransferase family 4 protein; translation: MPQHVPSPLRAATPRVAQRLPAPPPQPRRIVFLARRDLGNPAAGGSELLVDRLADGLSKLGHQVTLLCGGPAAFRDYRVVSAGGDLGHYLRSRSAFARQVGDCDLLVEVCNGMPYLAPLWHRGPTLCLVNHVHTDLWGMRFQGALAPAARLGRRLEHWSLSGAQRGNLLVAVSPSTATALRAIGVERERIRIVHNGVEEPGPLHPRSDEPLFLAMGRLVEYKRIDLLLRLWERVRPVTGGRLVIVGDGPERERLEQLAGPGVEFKGHVSEAEKHRLLCEAWLLLHPSAVEGWGLVVTEAATRFTPAVGFDVPGIRDSIEDGVTGLLARGESSFAAAWCALALSAERRTAFGKAAGERAASFRWANSVREFQTVAAEAVAYHASQGSA